The following proteins are co-located in the Polystyrenella longa genome:
- a CDS encoding RimK family protein — MDSIKYIIVTEKPKLIAENSDRLVLSQTDFVRKVDYSPSKKGMPKVINLSGNYDYLSKGYYISLLAEARGMPCIPNVSNIVALNWRRNYQFALPELSGILEKTFDEPVEEPLSRTYTTFFGRHENPKIEPVARRMFDLFRFPLMSFEVKCSPQGKWAIEKIETPSFQNMAERQSDRFTDALSKFTGSAWRYEIDKKKQEKYWLAILHDPKEEHAPSNKAALKKFISVGKKMGIWVELITRHDFSTLLEFDALFLRETTAINNHTYRFANKAEQEDIPCIDDTKSIIRCCNKVYLKELLASHHIATPKSLILDKKNLHLSESEIPFPCVLKIPDGSFSRGVIKVSDKEELRTQATRMLQKSDFILCQEFVASDFDWRIGVLNNEPLFGIKYYMAQGHWQIYNHAAKQKSHQEGDDEIIPIEHVPTEVLDAALKAAKLIGNGLYGVDLKQTTDGRVLVIEVNDNPNIDAGVEDKILGDVLYQKILNRFIELIEE; from the coding sequence ATGGACTCAATCAAATACATCATCGTTACCGAGAAACCGAAGCTGATTGCCGAAAACAGCGACCGGTTGGTACTCAGTCAAACGGACTTCGTTCGCAAGGTGGATTACAGCCCTTCTAAAAAGGGGATGCCCAAGGTCATTAACCTGAGTGGCAATTACGACTACCTCAGCAAGGGGTACTACATTTCCTTACTGGCGGAAGCGCGGGGGATGCCCTGCATTCCAAACGTCTCTAATATCGTTGCGCTCAACTGGCGCCGGAACTATCAGTTCGCACTGCCGGAACTTTCCGGGATTCTGGAAAAGACGTTCGATGAACCGGTGGAGGAGCCACTTTCCCGTACCTACACCACCTTTTTCGGTCGTCATGAGAACCCGAAGATTGAACCGGTGGCTCGGCGGATGTTCGACCTGTTCCGTTTTCCGTTAATGTCGTTTGAGGTGAAATGTTCTCCGCAAGGAAAATGGGCGATCGAAAAAATCGAGACACCTTCATTTCAAAACATGGCGGAACGGCAAAGTGATCGCTTTACAGACGCTCTCAGTAAGTTTACTGGCTCCGCCTGGCGGTACGAGATCGATAAGAAAAAGCAGGAAAAATACTGGCTCGCGATTCTGCACGATCCTAAAGAGGAACATGCTCCCTCGAACAAGGCTGCGCTCAAAAAATTTATTTCAGTGGGTAAGAAAATGGGGATCTGGGTGGAGTTAATCACCCGGCATGATTTCTCGACGTTACTCGAATTCGACGCGCTTTTCCTGCGGGAAACGACGGCAATTAATAATCACACGTATCGCTTCGCTAATAAGGCCGAACAGGAAGATATACCCTGTATCGATGACACGAAGTCCATCATTCGCTGCTGCAACAAGGTTTATCTCAAGGAGTTGCTCGCGTCGCATCATATTGCGACCCCCAAATCGTTGATCCTCGACAAGAAGAATCTGCATTTGTCCGAAAGCGAAATCCCCTTTCCTTGCGTGTTAAAAATTCCTGACGGTTCGTTTTCCCGCGGAGTGATTAAAGTCTCCGATAAAGAAGAGCTTCGGACGCAGGCTACTCGTATGTTGCAGAAGTCGGATTTTATTCTCTGTCAGGAATTTGTCGCCTCCGATTTTGATTGGCGAATTGGCGTACTGAATAATGAGCCTCTCTTCGGAATTAAATATTATATGGCGCAAGGGCACTGGCAGATTTATAATCATGCCGCCAAGCAGAAATCGCATCAGGAAGGGGATGATGAAATTATTCCGATTGAACATGTTCCCACCGAAGTATTGGACGCTGCCCTTAAAGCGGCGAAGTTGATCGGTAACGGTTTGTATGGTGTCGATTTAAAGCAGACGACTGATGGTCGAGTGCTAGTGATCGAAGTTAATGACAATCCGAATATCGATGCTGGTGTCGAAGACAAAATTCTGGGCGACGTACTGTACCAGAAAATATTGAACCGATTCATCGAACTGATTGAGGAATGA
- a CDS encoding GNAT family N-acetyltransferase produces MSKIAPSQTLTLRAARINDLDDLLQIESESFSTESYPLTSRRQFRYLLTKAKNVELFVACLDKNVVGYGLLFFRKNSFWGRLYSISVRPEYQGGAVGKQLFERAEQRIRKRKQKGMLLEIRADNQKHLKRYLGLGYQLIDTIPDYYPDGSAALKLRKEL; encoded by the coding sequence GTGTCGAAAATTGCTCCTTCACAAACTCTTACGCTTCGTGCTGCGCGGATAAACGACTTAGATGATCTCCTGCAGATCGAAAGCGAGTCCTTTTCAACGGAGTCGTACCCGCTGACATCGCGACGCCAGTTTCGCTACTTGCTCACAAAGGCGAAGAATGTCGAACTTTTCGTCGCTTGCCTCGACAAGAATGTTGTTGGATATGGCCTGCTTTTCTTTCGTAAGAATTCCTTCTGGGGTCGATTGTACTCCATCTCGGTTCGTCCAGAATATCAGGGAGGCGCCGTCGGAAAGCAGTTATTTGAACGTGCAGAACAACGCATCCGCAAACGAAAACAGAAGGGGATGCTGCTCGAAATCCGAGCTGATAATCAAAAGCATTTGAAACGTTATCTGGGGCTCGGATATCAACTGATCGACACCATACCTGATTATTATCCGGATGGATCCGCCGCGTTAAAATTACGTAAAGAACTGTAG
- a CDS encoding nucleoside hydrolase, whose product MKFCTTTFGLLLLMFSTSSLLAVEPLPVIFDTDMESDCDDSGALAILHALADRGEFRILATPISARHTWSGPCVDAINTWFGRPDLPIGLPAATPNKQGSRYAATIAKEFPHDFPDDISQQPAALAVYRQALAGEKDGSVVVITVGDVTNIRDLLLSPPDDISSLSGMELARTKVKCWYCMGTVYPADLDPAAWGNFKMDPKATVEAVRDWPGEIVFTGAGVFADKLSTGAGLAQLEGKNPIRRVYELYYKGTAKDRHSADQITVMVAARGTGSPWKQVRTGHNHIFENGTHEWREAPNDPRQSYIAALDGTATYEEVAAEMEALMKHQPKE is encoded by the coding sequence ATGAAATTCTGTACTACAACGTTTGGCCTGCTTCTCCTGATGTTCTCCACCAGTTCTCTTTTGGCGGTTGAGCCTCTGCCCGTAATCTTTGACACCGACATGGAAAGCGACTGCGACGACTCCGGGGCACTCGCCATCCTGCATGCACTCGCAGACCGAGGGGAATTTCGCATTCTCGCGACTCCAATCTCCGCGCGACACACTTGGTCGGGGCCCTGCGTCGACGCGATCAACACGTGGTTTGGTCGCCCTGATCTTCCCATCGGTCTCCCTGCGGCGACGCCCAACAAACAGGGCTCACGCTATGCGGCTACGATTGCGAAAGAGTTTCCTCATGATTTCCCAGATGACATTTCCCAACAACCCGCTGCCCTCGCTGTTTACCGACAGGCCCTCGCTGGGGAAAAGGATGGAAGCGTGGTAGTCATTACGGTGGGCGATGTGACGAACATTCGAGATCTCCTGCTCTCGCCACCGGATGACATTAGCTCGCTCAGCGGAATGGAACTCGCCCGTACAAAAGTCAAATGCTGGTACTGTATGGGTACAGTGTACCCGGCGGACCTCGACCCGGCCGCATGGGGAAACTTTAAAATGGATCCGAAAGCGACTGTGGAAGCCGTCCGAGACTGGCCGGGAGAAATCGTGTTTACGGGCGCGGGAGTCTTCGCCGACAAACTGTCCACAGGAGCAGGACTTGCGCAGTTAGAGGGCAAGAATCCGATTCGACGAGTGTATGAACTCTACTACAAAGGGACCGCAAAAGACCGACACAGTGCCGACCAGATTACCGTCATGGTCGCGGCGCGGGGAACCGGTTCGCCCTGGAAACAAGTGCGTACGGGGCATAACCACATCTTTGAGAATGGCACCCACGAATGGAGAGAGGCTCCGAATGATCCGCGGCAGAGTTACATCGCGGCACTGGACGGAACAGCGACGTATGAGGAAGTCGCCGCGGAGATGGAAGCGTTGATGAAACATCAACCGAAAGAATAG
- a CDS encoding MBOAT family O-acyltransferase, translated as MVFSSPLFLFLFLPLLLICYALLPLRCRNGLLLCFSLLFYAWGEPIGILWLLGSIGWNYVAGLQIGRTEGQARFRWLWIGITANLALLGYFKYTNFLIDQLNSGLFSIGGPLVRHDPVTLLLGISFFTFQAISYLVDVYRDEVQPQRRLDRLALYIALFPQLIAGPIVRYQEIESELAAPRKDELERSLGFKRFILGLAKKVLIADTLGRTADTVFGMEPELISTQVAWLGLLCYSLQILYDFAGYSDMAIGLGQIFGFRFPENFLGPYRADSMRGFWRRWHQTLSRWFRDYVYIPLGGNRGSQLRTGLNLLIVFALCGLWHGAAWNFLLWGLYHGSFLLLERWWSGHIPIPRLVRHAYVLLVVMLGWVLFRSPTLSYASKFYRVLFAPLLPGENATGPNGSVGLYSYPLLWLMLIVGIVGLLPWGAWCTRSRNRLRGMEETGYLLLLLVTMLFVASSTYSPFIYFRF; from the coding sequence ATGGTTTTCAGCTCTCCTTTATTCCTGTTTCTCTTTTTGCCCTTGTTGTTGATCTGCTACGCGCTCTTACCACTACGCTGCCGCAACGGACTGCTACTTTGTTTCAGCCTGCTGTTTTATGCCTGGGGAGAACCCATTGGGATCCTCTGGTTACTCGGCTCCATCGGTTGGAATTACGTCGCCGGATTGCAGATTGGTCGGACTGAAGGGCAAGCTCGGTTTCGTTGGCTTTGGATTGGGATAACTGCCAATCTGGCGCTGTTGGGATATTTTAAATATACAAACTTCTTGATTGATCAACTCAACTCGGGCCTGTTTTCCATCGGCGGACCACTCGTTAGACACGACCCTGTTACGTTGCTCCTCGGGATCTCCTTTTTTACCTTCCAGGCGATCTCTTATCTGGTGGATGTCTACCGCGATGAGGTTCAACCCCAACGACGTTTGGATCGTTTGGCATTATATATCGCTCTCTTTCCTCAATTGATCGCCGGACCGATTGTGCGGTATCAGGAGATTGAATCGGAACTGGCCGCGCCCCGTAAGGATGAACTGGAACGGAGCCTTGGGTTCAAGAGATTCATTCTGGGGCTGGCGAAAAAAGTGCTCATCGCTGATACCCTCGGTCGCACCGCGGACACTGTATTCGGCATGGAACCGGAACTGATCAGCACGCAGGTTGCCTGGCTCGGTTTACTCTGTTACTCGTTGCAAATTCTCTACGACTTCGCCGGTTATTCGGACATGGCGATTGGCTTGGGGCAAATCTTTGGGTTCCGTTTTCCGGAAAACTTTCTGGGGCCCTATCGAGCAGATAGCATGCGGGGGTTCTGGCGAAGGTGGCACCAGACACTCTCCCGCTGGTTCAGGGATTATGTTTATATTCCACTTGGTGGAAACCGAGGTTCGCAATTACGAACCGGTCTGAATCTGCTGATTGTGTTTGCCCTGTGCGGGCTTTGGCATGGAGCCGCCTGGAATTTTCTACTGTGGGGTTTGTACCACGGTTCGTTTCTCCTATTGGAACGATGGTGGTCAGGACATATTCCCATCCCGCGTCTCGTGCGGCATGCTTATGTCCTGCTCGTCGTGATGCTGGGGTGGGTACTTTTCCGATCTCCGACTCTAAGTTATGCCTCTAAATTTTATCGGGTACTGTTCGCTCCCTTACTGCCCGGAGAAAATGCCACAGGTCCCAACGGTTCCGTCGGGTTATACAGCTATCCGCTACTCTGGCTGATGTTGATAGTGGGAATCGTGGGACTACTTCCTTGGGGAGCATGGTGTACTCGATCACGAAACCGCCTGCGCGGGATGGAGGAGACAGGGTATCTGTTGTTGCTGCTGGTGACGATGCTGTTTGTCGCCTCGTCGACCTATTCACCTTTCATTTATTTCCGCTTTTGA
- the tsaB gene encoding tRNA (adenosine(37)-N6)-threonylcarbamoyltransferase complex dimerization subunit type 1 TsaB, with translation MLTLGIETSTNVTSVAILDDDVVLAEQNLSSDNVRHAQTLVHDLNELLEQHQLQLSDCKRVAVSMGPGSFTGLRIGLVFAKTLSYINQCELVPVDTLLAIAANSPDDVSRVHSVVDAQRGDLYVATFDRISANKWKRAGDVRIVAATGWMDELTKEDVISGPGLQRYQELISEHARVLDQNFWTPRAAIVARLDTEQAALTRFEDLAALEPFYLRKSAAEENWARKQATR, from the coding sequence ATGCTGACACTCGGAATTGAAACTTCAACCAACGTTACGTCCGTTGCCATTCTGGACGATGACGTTGTGCTGGCTGAACAAAACTTGTCCAGCGACAACGTTCGTCATGCCCAAACATTGGTTCATGACTTGAACGAACTGCTTGAGCAACATCAGCTCCAGCTTTCCGACTGCAAGAGAGTTGCCGTCAGCATGGGACCGGGAAGTTTTACCGGGTTGCGGATCGGGCTTGTGTTTGCAAAAACGCTGTCCTACATCAACCAATGTGAACTCGTTCCCGTTGACACCTTGCTGGCAATTGCGGCCAATTCTCCGGACGATGTTTCTCGCGTACATAGTGTTGTCGATGCGCAACGGGGCGATTTGTATGTCGCCACCTTTGACCGTATCTCCGCGAACAAATGGAAGCGGGCAGGCGATGTGCGAATTGTGGCGGCGACAGGCTGGATGGACGAATTGACGAAAGAGGATGTGATCAGCGGACCAGGTCTGCAAAGGTATCAGGAGTTGATCTCTGAACACGCTCGAGTGCTTGATCAGAATTTCTGGACACCCCGTGCCGCGATCGTTGCCCGATTAGACACGGAACAGGCCGCCTTAACTCGGTTTGAAGATTTGGCGGCACTGGAGCCGTTTTATCTTCGCAAAAGTGCCGCCGAGGAAAACTGGGCCCGTAAACAGGCCACCAGGTAG
- a CDS encoding tetratricopeptide repeat protein produces MRPVHFAGSFIVSFCFFALALALALAVHSAEPDEFDLKRYSTPHQGEAKTVLDGFIDKTNLSERELSQRGDAYFFLGRFKESASDYNAMSELNPSLEDSHWRRGIAWYYAGDFKNAAGQFERYHSFDNVDRENGIWRYFSQVRAYGDKRAQEDLLKYEKDDRAPFPLLYQFFAGKVTSEEILNNINKADISDEERSKQLFYAELYIGLNHAVHEEPKQAIPHLQQAVANKWGPISGYGPHYMWQVGRVQLERLMTEANAE; encoded by the coding sequence ATGCGCCCGGTTCATTTCGCTGGCTCCTTCATCGTCAGTTTTTGCTTTTTCGCTTTGGCTCTCGCTTTGGCTCTCGCTGTGCACTCCGCCGAGCCAGATGAATTCGATCTCAAGCGATACTCCACCCCACATCAAGGCGAAGCGAAAACCGTACTTGACGGGTTCATCGATAAAACGAACCTGAGCGAACGAGAGCTTTCCCAGCGAGGCGACGCTTACTTCTTTCTCGGGCGATTCAAAGAATCTGCCTCTGATTACAACGCCATGAGCGAATTGAATCCGAGCTTGGAAGACTCTCACTGGAGACGAGGAATCGCCTGGTATTATGCCGGTGATTTCAAGAATGCAGCGGGACAGTTTGAACGATATCACTCGTTTGATAATGTCGATCGAGAGAATGGTATCTGGCGTTATTTCTCTCAGGTCCGTGCTTATGGCGATAAGCGGGCGCAGGAAGATTTACTCAAGTACGAAAAAGACGACCGGGCCCCTTTTCCGTTGCTCTACCAGTTTTTCGCGGGAAAAGTGACGTCTGAAGAGATTCTAAACAACATCAACAAAGCCGACATCAGTGATGAGGAACGGTCAAAACAGTTGTTCTACGCTGAATTATATATCGGTTTGAATCACGCCGTGCACGAAGAACCTAAGCAGGCCATTCCACACCTCCAGCAAGCTGTCGCTAATAAGTGGGGGCCCATAAGCGGATATGGTCCGCATTACATGTGGCAAGTGGGTCGCGTTCAATTGGAGCGACTGATGACAGAAGCGAATGCAGAGTAA
- the panD gene encoding aspartate 1-decarboxylase, translated as MRRTLLKSKIHRATVTQAELHYEGSVTIDKLLLEAANILDHERVEIYDITNGNRLCTYAIDGEPGSGVICINGAAAHLVNPGDLVIIASYAEYEEDEIADYKPVVVQVDTRNRMTDGVVSCTEN; from the coding sequence ATGCGGCGAACCTTACTGAAATCTAAAATCCACCGCGCAACGGTGACCCAGGCCGAACTCCATTATGAGGGTTCGGTGACGATCGATAAATTGCTGCTCGAAGCGGCTAATATTCTCGATCATGAACGGGTGGAAATTTACGACATCACCAACGGTAACCGACTTTGTACGTATGCAATTGATGGTGAACCCGGGTCGGGTGTCATCTGCATCAACGGAGCGGCCGCGCATCTCGTCAATCCGGGTGATCTGGTGATTATCGCCAGCTATGCGGAATACGAAGAAGACGAAATTGCTGATTACAAACCGGTCGTCGTTCAAGTCGATACCCGTAATCGCATGACTGACGGTGTGGTCTCCTGTACTGAAAACTAA
- a CDS encoding Sec-independent protein translocase subunit TatA/TatB: MPIIGSPGMPELIIVAIIALLLFGKRLPEVARSLGKGIVEFKKGVSGIEDEVTDTTRSKPNRSERAEAKESLDDVKAPKFEPPAEEPQVETELETKEA, translated from the coding sequence ATGCCTATTATTGGCAGTCCGGGTATGCCGGAACTGATTATCGTCGCGATCATTGCTCTGCTGTTGTTTGGAAAACGACTGCCAGAAGTTGCGCGCAGCCTTGGCAAGGGAATCGTTGAATTCAAAAAGGGTGTCTCCGGAATTGAAGACGAAGTTACCGATACCACCCGCAGCAAACCGAATCGTTCGGAACGTGCTGAAGCGAAAGAGAGCCTGGACGACGTGAAAGCGCCTAAGTTTGAACCGCCGGCCGAAGAGCCGCAGGTCGAAACTGAACTCGAAACTAAAGAAGCGTAA
- a CDS encoding Sec-independent protein translocase subunit TatA/TatB codes for MNHVSTLAIFTGVPGLPEILIVLAIVLLLFGKRLPGVARSLGSSIVEFKKGMSDDEEEDLSKGKVSDTEEEKA; via the coding sequence ATGAATCATGTTTCCACGTTGGCCATATTCACCGGTGTTCCCGGATTGCCAGAGATTCTTATCGTTCTGGCGATTGTTCTGCTGTTATTCGGCAAGCGTTTACCAGGCGTGGCCCGTTCGCTGGGATCCAGCATCGTCGAATTCAAAAAGGGAATGAGCGACGACGAAGAGGAAGACTTGAGCAAAGGGAAAGTCTCTGACACCGAAGAGGAAAAAGCCTGA
- a CDS encoding 3'-5' exoribonuclease YhaM family protein, translating to MPSKPTTRPLSELENGEKATCYALLSQQDQAKTRDGKPYYRVTFRDREREAVVMVWSDSPWFGPCEAEWQVGSFYRITGQYADTKFGPQITLEEAHAVTDEDREAGFNENDFYISSRYNADEMFQDLLGIVEKEIVDPNLNELVRLILTENEEEIKTFPAAKRNHHAYLGGFLEHVRSVTQTALFLADKYADYYRAMQPPLSRDLVIAGAILHDIGKMQELAFQPQGSEYSPAGQLIGHILLGRDIVRSYAEKVPELDPNLLLRLEHIIVAHQNLPEWGSPIAPHTPEALLVHYADDIDAKYHMMAMALEADDNSDLDFTSRNNPLRRALFRG from the coding sequence ATGCCCTCAAAACCAACGACCCGCCCACTTTCCGAACTCGAAAACGGTGAAAAAGCGACCTGCTACGCCCTGCTCTCTCAGCAGGACCAGGCGAAGACCCGGGACGGAAAACCTTACTATCGAGTCACTTTCCGTGATCGCGAACGAGAAGCCGTTGTTATGGTCTGGAGTGACTCTCCCTGGTTTGGACCCTGTGAAGCAGAATGGCAAGTCGGTTCGTTCTATCGGATTACCGGTCAATACGCCGACACCAAATTCGGTCCTCAGATCACCCTCGAAGAAGCCCACGCCGTCACAGACGAAGACCGAGAAGCCGGGTTCAACGAGAATGATTTTTATATTTCAAGCCGCTACAACGCTGATGAGATGTTTCAGGATCTTCTCGGGATTGTCGAGAAGGAAATCGTCGATCCGAACCTCAATGAGTTGGTCCGGTTGATCCTGACCGAAAACGAAGAGGAAATTAAAACATTCCCCGCTGCCAAACGCAATCATCATGCGTACCTCGGAGGCTTTCTGGAGCATGTACGATCGGTGACACAGACAGCCCTGTTCCTCGCCGATAAATACGCCGATTATTACCGGGCAATGCAGCCCCCTTTATCACGGGATCTTGTTATCGCCGGGGCTATTCTCCATGACATTGGCAAAATGCAGGAACTCGCATTCCAACCTCAGGGTTCCGAGTATTCTCCGGCGGGCCAGTTGATCGGACATATCTTGCTGGGAAGAGACATCGTGCGGTCCTACGCAGAAAAGGTGCCCGAACTCGATCCAAACCTGCTGTTGCGGCTTGAACATATTATCGTCGCCCACCAGAATCTACCCGAATGGGGTTCCCCAATTGCCCCGCACACTCCGGAAGCCCTGCTCGTTCACTATGCGGATGATATCGATGCGAAATATCATATGATGGCGATGGCACTCGAAGCGGATGACAACTCCGATCTCGACTTCACCTCACGAAACAATCCGCTCCGCCGGGCCCTGTTCCGTGGGTGA
- the dapF gene encoding diaminopimelate epimerase, with protein MKFTKMHGAGNDYVYVNCFDESLPTDIPALAQQVSDRHKGIGSDGLILICPSEVGHARMRMFNADGSESEMCGNGVRCVAKYVYDHGIAKEEELKIETGNGVLTLQCNLSGTKVESVRVNMGKPILTSADIPTLLPGDPPVKAPLNVGGKRLEVTCVSMGNPHCITFVGELSDAWVHGIGPLIESHEMFPNRVNAEFIQIVSPSEIIMRVWERGSGETQACGTGACASAVAGVLAGITERKVLCHLPGGDLELEWSDSDEVFMTGPAVEVFEGVWPE; from the coding sequence ATGAAATTCACCAAGATGCACGGAGCGGGAAACGATTATGTCTACGTGAACTGCTTTGACGAATCGCTTCCCACCGACATCCCCGCTTTAGCGCAACAGGTATCCGACCGTCACAAAGGAATCGGTTCCGATGGCCTGATTCTGATTTGCCCCAGCGAAGTTGGTCACGCCCGCATGCGGATGTTCAACGCCGACGGAAGTGAATCCGAGATGTGCGGTAACGGTGTGCGCTGCGTCGCCAAGTATGTTTACGATCACGGCATCGCCAAAGAAGAAGAACTCAAAATCGAAACGGGCAACGGCGTTCTGACATTACAATGCAACCTGTCCGGAACCAAAGTCGAGTCCGTCCGGGTCAACATGGGGAAACCGATCCTCACCAGTGCCGACATTCCCACACTCCTTCCGGGCGATCCCCCTGTGAAAGCTCCGCTGAATGTGGGGGGCAAAAGACTGGAAGTCACCTGTGTGTCGATGGGCAACCCACATTGCATTACATTTGTGGGTGAATTAAGTGACGCCTGGGTTCATGGCATTGGTCCCCTCATCGAGAGCCACGAAATGTTTCCCAACAGGGTTAACGCGGAATTTATTCAGATCGTTTCTCCTTCCGAAATCATCATGCGTGTCTGGGAACGGGGTTCTGGGGAAACACAGGCGTGCGGCACAGGAGCCTGCGCGAGTGCGGTTGCCGGAGTCTTAGCGGGAATTACCGAACGCAAAGTTCTCTGCCATCTCCCGGGGGGTGATCTCGAACTTGAATGGAGCGACAGTGACGAGGTCTTCATGACAGGACCCGCTGTGGAAGTTTTTGAAGGTGTCTGGCCTGAATAA
- a CDS encoding XylR family transcriptional regulator → MSSIPHVALLIETTRSYTREILQGVKRYVSEQSPWSVFVELRALDSPPPPWLKNWSGDGILTRTGSQKMADAIRQTGVPAVELRSTRLRHDFPFIGMDNQSIGRQVAQHFLERGFRNFGIYDFDTEDFFEERRDTFQQILKEEQIECSTFSSRHKKESPPEWEAHQRALSAWLLELPKPVGILACTDQLGFWLLDACQRAGLSVPEEVAVVGVENDETLCGMATPPLSSLKMNGLKVGYEAAALLNRLMKGDSEPQGPLLVEPVGIVTRQSSDIVAIDDQDLARALRLIREKACEGITVSEVLKVVPISRSSLERRMRDLLGRSPNAEINRVRLNQARLLLTETDLSLAEIARRTGFQYQQYLSELFHKTYEQTPSQFRSEQRRG, encoded by the coding sequence ATGTCGTCCATCCCGCACGTCGCGCTGCTGATTGAAACAACTCGGTCGTATACGCGCGAGATTCTGCAGGGGGTAAAGCGATATGTATCCGAACAGAGTCCGTGGTCCGTCTTTGTCGAACTCAGGGCGCTCGACTCCCCTCCTCCCCCCTGGCTCAAGAACTGGTCTGGCGATGGCATTCTGACACGGACGGGCAGCCAGAAGATGGCCGATGCGATTCGGCAGACCGGCGTGCCCGCAGTTGAATTGCGTTCGACCCGCTTGAGGCATGACTTTCCCTTTATTGGAATGGACAATCAGTCTATAGGCCGACAGGTCGCACAACATTTTCTGGAACGAGGCTTCCGAAACTTCGGAATCTACGACTTCGACACAGAAGATTTTTTCGAGGAACGTCGCGACACCTTCCAGCAGATCCTGAAAGAAGAGCAGATCGAATGTAGTACTTTCTCTTCGCGACATAAAAAAGAATCGCCTCCTGAATGGGAGGCTCATCAGCGGGCGCTCTCTGCCTGGCTACTGGAACTGCCCAAGCCGGTTGGCATTCTGGCCTGCACCGACCAACTTGGGTTCTGGCTGTTAGACGCCTGTCAGCGTGCCGGGCTTTCCGTACCAGAGGAAGTCGCCGTTGTAGGAGTCGAGAATGACGAAACCTTGTGCGGAATGGCGACTCCTCCCCTCTCCAGCCTGAAAATGAACGGGCTCAAAGTCGGATACGAAGCAGCAGCCCTGTTAAATCGATTGATGAAGGGCGACTCAGAACCGCAGGGACCACTCTTGGTGGAACCAGTCGGAATCGTGACACGGCAATCCAGCGATATCGTTGCGATTGATGATCAGGATCTGGCCCGCGCACTGCGGTTGATTCGGGAAAAAGCATGCGAGGGAATTACTGTCTCCGAAGTCCTGAAAGTAGTTCCGATCTCCCGCAGCTCTCTCGAACGCCGTATGCGTGACCTTTTAGGGAGATCTCCCAATGCGGAAATCAATCGGGTCCGGTTGAACCAGGCTCGATTGCTGCTTACCGAAACCGATCTTTCGCTCGCCGAGATTGCGCGTCGCACTGGATTTCAATACCAGCAATATCTCTCAGAACTCTTTCACAAAACCTACGAGCAGACTCCCAGTCAATTCCGTAGTGAACAACGCCGAGGCTAA
- a CDS encoding 3-keto-disaccharide hydrolase, whose translation MIAVTPYCLSDLLLRPNRVHCMVCYIDRFVSVVTVGLSLGILCSLSGCEQPEPEPAMPPEAGVPIPAEEKLAEGVMIHFEPGFSPINLAGLDLFSSEPTPEKPTWREDRGVIICTGKPKGYAQTSTSYDNFILKYDYRFEPSERHRKEGKLDYSNTGVLVYISGEDQIWPKSIEVQGKQMEMASIKSNGGIPDVEIEDNAEKRETARKPVGDWNSIEVESKEGVLTTRLNGEQICQNKPGEVKSGRIGFQAEGFEVHFRNIRIKETE comes from the coding sequence ATGATTGCTGTGACCCCATATTGTCTATCTGATTTATTACTTCGCCCGAATCGAGTTCATTGCATGGTTTGCTACATCGATCGTTTTGTCTCTGTTGTCACTGTGGGCCTGTCGTTGGGCATACTCTGTAGTCTTTCCGGTTGCGAGCAGCCCGAACCAGAACCTGCTATGCCACCCGAGGCCGGAGTTCCAATTCCGGCAGAAGAGAAACTGGCGGAAGGGGTGATGATCCATTTCGAACCGGGGTTCTCACCAATCAACCTTGCCGGCCTTGATCTGTTTTCAAGTGAGCCAACCCCTGAGAAGCCGACCTGGCGCGAGGATCGGGGCGTGATTATCTGCACTGGCAAACCGAAGGGATATGCCCAGACTTCGACCTCGTACGACAATTTTATTCTGAAGTACGACTACCGTTTTGAACCTTCCGAGCGTCATCGCAAAGAAGGGAAGCTCGATTACAGCAACACCGGCGTGTTGGTCTACATCTCGGGTGAAGATCAAATCTGGCCGAAGTCGATTGAAGTGCAGGGGAAACAGATGGAGATGGCTTCCATCAAATCCAACGGGGGAATTCCCGATGTTGAAATCGAGGATAATGCTGAAAAACGGGAAACCGCACGGAAGCCAGTCGGAGATTGGAACAGCATCGAAGTCGAGTCAAAAGAGGGCGTGTTGACGACTCGGCTCAATGGTGAGCAGATCTGCCAGAACAAACCGGGCGAAGTGAAAAGTGGCCGCATTGGATTTCAGGCCGAAGGCTTTGAAGTGCATTTCCGCAACATCCGAATTAAAGAGACCGAGTAG